A DNA window from Providencia huaxiensis contains the following coding sequences:
- a CDS encoding TraR/DksA family transcriptional regulator: MSKEIDRASDHEMLMREQQIKTITNRLVSVSAFECEDCDKPISEARRIASQGCTRCIDCQTIFELKSKHYRSV; encoded by the coding sequence ATGTCTAAAGAAATTGACCGCGCCAGTGACCACGAAATGCTCATGCGTGAGCAACAAATCAAAACCATTACTAATCGTTTAGTCAGTGTTTCCGCTTTTGAATGTGAAGACTGCGACAAGCCTATTTCAGAAGCACGCCGCATTGCATCACAGGGTTGCACTCGCTGCATTGATTGCCAAACGATTTTTGAGCTTAAAAGTAAACATTATCGGAGCGTGTGA
- a CDS encoding DNA adenine methylase, with protein MEQLRPHLPKTKRLVEPFAGSCAVMMNTDYEQYLIADANIDLIRLYKQVKADDFGFVPSLIDFFIQGNDETLFYQRREIFNRRDKEADAQLFESIEDYNKAVERNKAGLFLYLNRHCYNGLCRYNSKGYFNVPFGKYKKPYFPENEIIAFYHKAYRAEIVNLEWQDTLSLVEDNDGVYCDPPYMGNNFSQYHTAGFTDADHEALAIALKDINDIQGNPITVSNSPEAKALYADLGFTIHEIEAPRTIAGNGKRMPAKEIIAVLAGVN; from the coding sequence ATGGAGCAATTACGTCCACACTTACCAAAAACTAAACGCTTAGTTGAGCCGTTCGCTGGGTCATGTGCAGTGATGATGAATACTGACTATGAGCAGTATTTAATTGCTGATGCAAATATAGATTTGATTAGGCTTTATAAACAAGTAAAGGCGGATGATTTCGGGTTTGTTCCATCATTAATAGATTTTTTTATTCAAGGAAATGATGAAACATTATTTTATCAACGGCGAGAAATTTTCAATCGCCGTGATAAAGAGGCTGATGCTCAGCTATTTGAATCAATAGAAGATTATAATAAGGCAGTTGAACGCAATAAAGCAGGATTATTTTTATATCTCAATCGACATTGTTATAACGGGCTTTGTCGTTATAACTCAAAAGGCTACTTCAATGTACCATTTGGAAAATACAAAAAGCCGTATTTTCCTGAAAACGAAATTATTGCTTTTTATCATAAAGCCTATAGGGCTGAAATAGTAAATCTTGAGTGGCAAGATACACTTTCATTAGTTGAAGACAATGACGGCGTTTATTGCGACCCACCATACATGGGTAATAACTTTTCTCAATATCACACAGCCGGCTTTACCGATGCAGACCACGAAGCATTAGCAATAGCTCTAAAAGATATTAATGATATCCAAGGTAACCCGATCACCGTTTCTAATTCACCAGAAGCAAAGGCGCTTTATGCTGACCTAGGCTTTACTATCCATGAAATCGAAGCACCGCGCACCATTGCTGGTAATGGAAAGAGAATGCCGGCTAAAGAAATTATTGCTGTTTTAGCGGGGGTTAATTAA
- a CDS encoding phage major capsid protein, P2 family — translation MRKETKVKFNGYMTRLGEIYGVQPHEFTDSKVEIEPSAAQKLESKIQLSAVFLTKINIVPVKDQVGEKIGLGIGSTVAGTTDTTKQDREPTDPTQLAKQGYHCRQTNFDTAIRYEKLDMWAMFEDFQRRIRDAIIQRQALDRIMIGFNGTSRAATSNRTVNKMLQDVNIGWLHKIRLEAPEHVLGSSTDKDTNQITPEPIKVGKGEEHENLDALVMQAVDHAISEVYADDTDLVVICGRSLLADKYFPIVNRDQANTEALAADVIISQKRLGGLPAVRVPYFPKNGMLITRLDNLSIYWQIESRRRQVVDNAKRDRIENYESVNEDYIVEDYDCVALIENIELTSGKPAEPTEPDEVKDAPTGE, via the coding sequence ATGAGAAAAGAAACAAAAGTTAAATTTAACGGTTACATGACCCGTCTAGGTGAGATTTACGGTGTTCAGCCACACGAATTCACAGATTCAAAAGTGGAAATTGAGCCTTCGGCAGCCCAAAAACTGGAAAGCAAAATTCAGTTAAGCGCCGTCTTTCTGACCAAAATTAATATTGTGCCTGTTAAAGACCAGGTGGGCGAAAAAATCGGCCTCGGCATTGGCTCAACGGTTGCCGGCACGACGGACACCACCAAACAAGACCGCGAACCGACTGACCCGACACAATTAGCCAAACAAGGTTATCACTGCCGCCAAACGAATTTCGATACCGCTATTCGTTATGAAAAACTGGACATGTGGGCGATGTTTGAAGATTTTCAGCGCCGTATCCGCGATGCCATTATTCAGCGTCAAGCCCTTGACCGTATCATGATTGGCTTTAACGGTACGAGCCGCGCGGCAACTTCAAACCGTACAGTCAACAAAATGCTACAGGACGTCAACATCGGTTGGTTACATAAAATTCGCCTTGAAGCCCCTGAACATGTTTTAGGTTCTTCAACCGATAAAGACACCAACCAAATCACCCCTGAGCCTATCAAAGTGGGTAAAGGTGAAGAGCATGAAAACCTTGATGCACTGGTTATGCAAGCCGTTGACCACGCCATTTCTGAAGTCTATGCCGATGATACTGATTTAGTGGTTATCTGTGGCCGCTCACTTTTAGCCGATAAATATTTCCCTATCGTCAATCGTGATCAAGCCAATACCGAGGCGTTAGCTGCCGATGTGATTATCAGCCAAAAACGCCTCGGTGGATTGCCGGCGGTACGTGTTCCTTATTTCCCGAAAAATGGAATGCTTATCACACGATTAGATAATTTATCTATCTACTGGCAAATCGAATCACGCCGCCGTCAAGTGGTGGACAATGCCAAACGTGACCGTATCGAAAACTACGAATCAGTGAATGAAGATTACATTGTTGAAGATTACGACTGTGTGGCGTTGATTGAAAACATTGAGCTGACGTCTGGAAAACCGGCGGAGCCTACTGAGCCGGACGAAGTAAAAGACGCGCCAACCGGAGAATAA
- a CDS encoding terminase ATPase subunit family protein, whose translation MKTLHDFDPRKRAMHLYFNGYRIARIAEILKEKAATIHSWKRRDKWDEITPVERVEMTLEMRLCTLISKENKEGKDFKEIDLLYRQVERHAKIHKYQNGGNEVDLNPKLANRNKGERRAPEKNLFSEEQIEKLEEIFRENMFAYQKVWYGAGHQHRIRNILKSRQIGATYFFAREAFMDALITGRNQIFLSASKAQAHVFKGYIIDMAREVDVDLKGDPIVLPNGATLYFLGTNARTAQSYHGNLYLDEYFWIPKFQELRKVASGMAMHKKWRQTYFSTPSALTHSAYPFWSGKLFNRGRRKADHVEVDISHQALVNGMMCGDGQWRQIVTIEDAMRGGCNLFDIDQLYLEYSPDEFENLLMCEFVDDIASIFNLQLMQKCMVDSWEIWDDVQPLMIRPYAYHPVWIGYDPAKGTQNGDSAGCVVIAPPLHKGGKFRILEHHQWRGMDFRAQSDAIKELTERYNVQYIGIDSTGIGHGVLQNVREFFPAAKEFVYNPALKNALVLKAYDVISHDRLEYDAGSNDITQSFMAIRRATTASGNRPTYEADRSEEASHADLAWATMHALYNEPITGENHNQHNIVEVF comes from the coding sequence ATGAAAACATTACACGATTTTGACCCAAGAAAACGCGCGATGCACCTGTATTTTAACGGGTACCGAATTGCGCGTATTGCTGAAATCCTCAAAGAAAAAGCTGCCACTATCCACAGCTGGAAACGGCGCGACAAATGGGATGAGATTACCCCCGTTGAGCGCGTGGAAATGACGCTAGAAATGCGACTTTGTACGCTAATTAGCAAAGAAAATAAAGAGGGTAAAGACTTTAAAGAAATTGACTTGCTTTACCGGCAAGTCGAACGACACGCCAAAATTCACAAGTATCAAAACGGTGGCAATGAGGTTGATTTAAATCCGAAACTGGCTAATCGCAATAAAGGTGAACGCCGCGCCCCTGAAAAGAATCTGTTTAGCGAAGAGCAGATCGAAAAGCTGGAAGAAATCTTTCGTGAAAATATGTTTGCCTACCAAAAGGTTTGGTACGGCGCAGGCCATCAACACCGCATTCGTAATATCTTAAAATCACGCCAAATCGGGGCGACTTACTTTTTCGCTCGTGAGGCCTTTATGGATGCGCTCATTACAGGGCGTAACCAGATTTTTTTATCGGCCAGTAAAGCCCAAGCGCACGTATTCAAAGGCTACATTATTGATATGGCGCGAGAGGTTGATGTTGACTTAAAAGGTGATCCGATAGTTTTGCCTAATGGCGCAACACTGTATTTTCTTGGCACCAATGCCCGTACCGCGCAGAGTTACCACGGTAATTTGTATCTTGATGAGTATTTCTGGATACCCAAATTCCAAGAATTACGCAAAGTCGCCTCCGGTATGGCCATGCACAAAAAATGGCGTCAAACCTACTTTTCGACCCCATCCGCATTAACACACAGCGCGTATCCGTTCTGGTCTGGAAAGCTCTTTAATCGTGGTCGTCGTAAAGCCGATCACGTTGAGGTCGATATCAGCCATCAAGCGTTAGTGAATGGCATGATGTGTGGTGATGGCCAGTGGCGACAAATTGTCACCATTGAGGATGCCATGCGCGGCGGCTGTAATTTATTTGATATTGACCAGCTCTATTTAGAATATAGCCCTGATGAATTTGAAAACTTGTTGATGTGTGAGTTTGTCGATGATATTGCGTCCATCTTCAACTTGCAGTTAATGCAAAAATGCATGGTGGACAGTTGGGAAATATGGGACGACGTTCAACCATTAATGATACGCCCATACGCCTATCACCCTGTTTGGATTGGTTATGACCCCGCGAAAGGTACTCAAAACGGAGATAGTGCGGGTTGCGTGGTTATTGCGCCACCGCTACACAAAGGCGGTAAGTTTCGCATACTTGAGCATCATCAATGGCGTGGCATGGATTTTCGCGCGCAATCGGACGCGATAAAAGAACTCACCGAGCGTTACAACGTGCAATACATCGGGATTGATTCCACAGGTATTGGCCATGGTGTCCTGCAAAATGTGCGGGAATTTTTCCCTGCTGCAAAAGAATTTGTCTATAACCCTGCCTTAAAAAATGCATTGGTGCTTAAGGCTTATGACGTGATTAGCCATGACCGGTTGGAATATGACGCGGGTAGTAATGATATCACGCAATCTTTTATGGCCATTCGCCGTGCTACTACCGCCAGTGGTAACCGCCCAACTTATGAAGCTGACCGCAGCGAAGAAGCCAGCCACGCAGATTTAGCATGGGCAACCATGCACGCCCTTTATAACGAACCGATCACCGGTGAAAATCACAATCAACATAATATCGTCGAGGTCTTTTAA
- a CDS encoding DUF2732 family protein produces the protein MKNIEKRKIVIKGRSMGKTTELPLIGFDPATKERDYSAVVISIKAIREDERKIMYDKFSSRFDAIACKIINEKLNDEQIHQLLVGESEHYSNLAAELDHV, from the coding sequence ATGAAAAATATAGAGAAAAGAAAAATAGTTATTAAAGGGCGAAGTATGGGTAAAACCACTGAGTTACCTTTAATCGGCTTTGACCCTGCGACAAAAGAGCGTGATTACTCCGCTGTTGTTATCAGTATTAAAGCTATTCGTGAAGATGAACGCAAAATCATGTATGACAAATTTTCATCTCGCTTTGATGCCATAGCCTGCAAGATTATCAACGAAAAGTTAAATGATGAACAAATTCACCAGTTATTAGTTGGTGAGTCTGAGCATTACTCAAATCTGGCTGCGGAGTTAGATCATGTCTAA
- a CDS encoding terminase large subunit domain-containing protein has translation MFKINVTNELLIELAYKIHVDLNVWQARWNHNQFHRNRVLEKARQIGSSWYFSLEALNDACLTGRNKIFIGDALLIQNEIQYLCHHANQMKHEDFMDYFKENDRLMIQLNNGAKIYFISTKCPAVANIVGDVYVPEWSWNNRPSNVLFLAKGIANHNKWRRTFYSTRSRLEPASQQGIVNCINEKAFIDRVNLFESTLDKVWIIKKMKEEAEKYHPDAFGEMFLCKFNGG, from the coding sequence ATGTTTAAAATAAATGTAACAAATGAATTATTAATAGAGTTAGCCTATAAAATACATGTTGATTTAAATGTTTGGCAGGCAAGATGGAACCATAACCAATTCCATAGAAATAGAGTGCTGGAAAAGGCAAGACAGATAGGTTCATCATGGTATTTCTCATTAGAGGCACTAAATGACGCCTGTTTAACTGGAAGAAATAAAATATTTATAGGCGATGCCCTGCTTATTCAAAATGAAATCCAATATTTGTGCCATCATGCAAATCAAATGAAACATGAAGATTTTATGGATTATTTTAAAGAAAATGACAGGTTGATGATTCAGTTAAATAATGGCGCAAAAATTTATTTTATTTCTACAAAGTGCCCTGCTGTTGCCAATATTGTAGGGGATGTATATGTCCCTGAATGGTCGTGGAATAACAGACCATCAAACGTTCTATTTTTAGCAAAAGGCATAGCGAATCACAACAAATGGCGTAGAACATTTTATTCCACTCGTTCTAGGTTAGAGCCTGCAAGCCAGCAAGGTATAGTTAATTGCATTAATGAAAAAGCGTTTATTGATAGGGTTAATTTATTTGAGTCAACACTTGATAAGGTATGGATTATCAAAAAAATGAAAGAGGAGGCTGAAAAGTACCACCCTGATGCTTTCGGTGAAATGTTTCTCTGTAAATTCAACGGGGGTTGA
- a CDS encoding GPO family capsid scaffolding protein, translating into MTKKSKPVRLCVEGATTDGRKVQRQWLTEIAKNYDKNVYGARINMEHWNYSFMPRFGDVESVYTEEISEGALAGKLALYGVLTPTPELVEMNKKRQKVYTSVEINPNFSDMNGAYLVGVAVTDNPASLGTSMLEFSAGADKTATFSERKQDKDNVFTAAEETVIEFTEEENKPEKPSLKDRIMAKFSRERQRNDSELNDIHQAVELCAEEQTETAQKLTLLETQVKALSGIKQENETLRSELDQLKKDLSQQDNQQHRPTSFGGNTTNTENLTDC; encoded by the coding sequence ATGACAAAAAAATCTAAACCGGTGCGCCTTTGTGTTGAGGGAGCCACAACCGATGGGCGCAAAGTGCAACGCCAATGGTTGACGGAAATCGCCAAAAATTACGATAAAAATGTTTATGGTGCCCGCATCAATATGGAGCATTGGAATTATTCTTTTATGCCGCGCTTCGGTGATGTTGAGTCGGTCTATACCGAGGAAATCAGCGAGGGAGCATTAGCAGGAAAGCTAGCACTATATGGCGTGTTAACACCAACACCTGAGTTGGTCGAAATGAATAAAAAACGTCAGAAAGTTTACACGTCTGTTGAAATCAATCCAAATTTCTCTGATATGAACGGTGCTTACTTGGTGGGCGTAGCCGTCACGGATAACCCTGCCAGCCTTGGCACGAGCATGTTGGAATTTAGCGCGGGTGCAGATAAAACCGCCACTTTCTCAGAACGCAAGCAAGATAAAGATAACGTCTTTACAGCGGCGGAAGAAACGGTAATTGAATTTACCGAAGAAGAAAACAAACCAGAAAAACCCAGCTTGAAAGATCGCATCATGGCGAAATTCAGTCGTGAACGTCAGCGCAATGACTCCGAACTGAATGACATTCACCAAGCAGTAGAGCTTTGCGCGGAAGAGCAAACCGAAACTGCACAAAAGCTGACTCTGCTTGAAACACAAGTTAAAGCGTTATCGGGTATCAAGCAAGAAAATGAAACCCTGCGCAGTGAGCTGGACCAACTCAAAAAAGATTTGAGCCAGCAAGATAATCAGCAACACCGCCCCACGTCTTTTGGTGGCAATACAACCAACACTGAAAACCTGACTGATTGCTAA
- a CDS encoding DUF5405 family protein — protein MILDPKDGVYISGTAFAIQRHVDEDSKAVQWRLLQINKMARCYELVCCHSDPWLLAIELTSYHVNRVKGKGIKSLDVYRKTVDIISRRCETAINALRPETLGGALNV, from the coding sequence ATGATTCTCGACCCTAAAGACGGCGTATACATCAGCGGGACCGCTTTTGCTATTCAACGTCATGTTGACGAAGATTCTAAAGCGGTTCAATGGCGACTATTGCAAATCAATAAAATGGCTCGTTGCTATGAGTTGGTTTGTTGCCATTCAGATCCGTGGCTACTTGCGATTGAATTAACGTCTTATCATGTTAACCGTGTTAAAGGTAAAGGCATCAAATCATTAGATGTTTACCGTAAAACAGTTGATATCATTTCTCGCCGCTGTGAAACGGCTATCAACGCATTACGACCAGAAACATTAGGCGGGGCGCTTAATGTCTAA
- a CDS encoding replication endonuclease produces the protein MSKVLDFTTLPLTYTADMAFPYPWNKPKDNDYYKSDIERPLTREQIVQGQAILSDIQTLPRVLRYRYQKHYDNLLKESGLRKAYDFLYYRFHQQIWQRLLVINARYEIETKALLTISTRLSPDVSQYNRLFDLNDKSVKKLAEIIAVGFSNLYEIYCDKFTEQNNGEREVIYQDSIQTEIYARLAELVKGLHVAPLHYKAYCRVLKNRKKGKGKQNLEIRKVIAAVQRLVNSDFWCRKLKAHRTQWLEALMIANMDVCQNRNPYASKQAIRAVQAQRLSNMQYLQGMDIQDVETGERFDLFDKVMASVSNPEIRRMELMAQMAGIERVAKERGDIGMFITMTCPSKYHPTKLRKRKKDVIAVLNSKWKNEAYTPKDGQQYLVKVWSRIRSAFNDNNINVYGVRVVEPHHDGTPHWHMLLFVDKASRADAIDIMRKRALKEDGDEVGAHKYRFECKHMNRGGAVGYIAKYIAKNIDGYALDGEIDHETGKDLKSMAAAVTAWASTWRIPQFHFYKLPSKGAYRECRRLPRGVSIADQLGDVAERVRAAADGGDFFEYVMSQGGPCIRRSEETIRVAREISDVNVYGEDVQKVVGIYNQLKAGAPVIKTRDRKYQIVKKSAVDVDLNLLRSDSGAPRSPVNNCRSRITSNLSDVQFYEPEHGSGEVCNIREYGFAFIETDAQNATESEILQRNQQRQISNIEVSEIDKEIQSEIINFANEVGINFDIPQIETMFINGLGVSDELHFIKVDGERLRLSLNESGKELQKMELTAQKETISEKYRQRYTNALMRINKLREENK, from the coding sequence ATGTCTAAGGTATTAGATTTCACCACGTTACCGCTGACTTATACCGCGGATATGGCATTTCCTTATCCGTGGAATAAGCCAAAAGATAATGATTACTATAAATCTGATATAGAAAGACCGCTTACCCGTGAACAAATTGTTCAGGGGCAAGCGATTTTAAGTGATATTCAAACCTTGCCGCGTGTTCTGCGCTATCGCTATCAAAAACACTATGACAATTTATTAAAAGAAAGTGGGCTACGTAAAGCCTACGACTTTTTATATTACCGTTTCCATCAGCAGATATGGCAAAGATTGCTTGTTATCAATGCACGTTATGAAATTGAAACAAAAGCATTATTAACAATATCAACTCGTTTATCGCCTGATGTTAGCCAATATAACCGGTTGTTTGATTTGAATGATAAATCGGTGAAAAAGCTGGCTGAAATTATTGCTGTTGGTTTCTCTAATTTGTATGAAATCTATTGCGATAAGTTTACAGAACAGAATAACGGTGAGCGTGAAGTTATCTATCAAGATTCAATACAAACAGAAATTTACGCGCGTTTGGCTGAGTTGGTGAAAGGGCTACATGTTGCCCCGCTTCATTATAAAGCCTACTGCCGAGTTTTGAAAAATCGCAAAAAAGGCAAAGGTAAACAAAATCTAGAAATTAGAAAAGTAATAGCGGCTGTACAGCGCTTGGTTAATTCGGACTTTTGGTGTCGGAAGTTAAAAGCCCATCGCACTCAATGGCTAGAAGCTTTAATGATTGCCAATATGGATGTGTGCCAGAATCGCAATCCATACGCTAGTAAACAGGCTATTCGCGCAGTGCAAGCGCAGCGTTTGTCTAATATGCAATACCTACAAGGCATGGATATTCAGGATGTTGAAACCGGTGAACGCTTTGATCTGTTCGATAAAGTGATGGCGAGTGTTTCAAATCCTGAAATTCGCCGCATGGAACTTATGGCTCAAATGGCGGGGATTGAACGCGTAGCGAAAGAACGTGGTGATATTGGAATGTTTATCACTATGACTTGCCCGTCAAAATATCACCCAACAAAGCTACGTAAACGCAAAAAAGACGTGATCGCAGTACTTAACAGCAAATGGAAAAATGAGGCCTACACACCAAAGGACGGGCAACAGTACTTAGTCAAAGTTTGGTCGCGTATTCGTTCGGCATTTAATGACAATAACATTAATGTTTATGGTGTTCGGGTTGTCGAACCGCATCATGACGGTACACCACATTGGCACATGCTACTTTTTGTTGATAAGGCAAGCAGGGCTGATGCCATTGATATTATGCGCAAGCGTGCATTAAAAGAAGATGGTGACGAGGTCGGCGCACATAAATACCGTTTTGAATGTAAACACATGAACCGCGGTGGTGCAGTAGGCTATATCGCAAAATATATCGCTAAAAATATCGACGGTTACGCCCTTGATGGTGAGATAGACCACGAAACCGGTAAAGATTTAAAAAGTATGGCGGCGGCTGTTACTGCGTGGGCTTCAACTTGGCGTATACCACAATTTCATTTCTATAAACTCCCATCAAAAGGCGCTTATCGCGAATGTCGTCGGCTTCCGCGAGGCGTTTCTATTGCTGATCAACTAGGTGATGTTGCTGAACGAGTTCGCGCCGCTGCCGATGGTGGTGATTTCTTTGAATATGTTATGTCGCAAGGTGGCCCATGTATTCGCCGGAGTGAAGAAACAATACGTGTCGCTCGTGAGATCAGTGACGTAAATGTTTACGGTGAAGATGTTCAGAAAGTTGTTGGTATCTACAACCAATTAAAAGCCGGTGCCCCAGTTATTAAAACCCGCGACAGAAAGTATCAAATCGTCAAGAAAAGCGCCGTTGACGTTGACCTTAATCTTTTAAGAAGCGACAGCGGAGCGCCTCGGAGTCCTGTCAATAACTGTAGATCGCGGATCACATCCAATCTATCAGATGTGCAATTTTACGAGCCTGAGCACGGCTCAGGTGAAGTATGCAACATTAGAGAATACGGTTTCGCGTTTATAGAAACCGATGCTCAAAACGCCACTGAGAGCGAAATATTACAGAGAAATCAACAAAGACAGATTTCAAACATTGAAGTAAGTGAGATCGATAAGGAAATTCAGTCGGAAATTATCAATTTTGCCAACGAAGTCGGCATTAATTTCGATATTCCACAGATTGAAACCATGTTCATTAACGGTTTAGGCGTGAGTGATGAGCTGCATTTTATAAAAGTCGATGGGGAACGGCTGAGATTGAGCTTAAACGAGAGTGGGAAAGAGCTGCAAAAAATGGAATTAACGGCTCAAAAAGAAACCATTAGTGAAAAGTACAGGCAACGATATACCAATGCGTTAATGCGAATTAATAAGTTGAGAGAGGAAAACAAATGA
- a CDS encoding phage portal protein — protein MSRKNKKRQSHTLAQKTDSASMEAFTFGDPIPVLDKREIFDYLECVQIDNYYEPPISFNGLARTFRAAPHHSSAIYVKRNILTSTFIPNKYLSRQTFDSWALDFLLFGNGYLEERNNRLGQSLNFKHSPAKFTRRGVDLETYWFVQYGYDIKPYEFQTGKVFHLIEPDINQELYGLPEYLAAIPSVLLNESATLFRRKYYLNGSHAGYILYISDAAQKTDDVDKIREALKSSKGPGNFRNLFLYAPGGKKDGIQTIPLSEAAAKDEFLNIKNVSRDDMLAAHRVPPQIMGIIPENVGGFGDVEKAAKVFVRNELMPLQSKMMQLNDWFGGEIIKFDKYSLDLDDE, from the coding sequence ATGAGCCGTAAAAATAAAAAACGCCAATCACACACACTGGCGCAAAAAACCGACAGCGCATCAATGGAAGCATTCACTTTCGGTGACCCAATCCCTGTGCTTGATAAGCGTGAAATTTTTGATTATTTGGAATGTGTGCAAATTGATAATTACTATGAGCCGCCAATTAGTTTTAACGGCCTTGCGCGCACGTTCCGTGCAGCCCCACACCATAGCAGCGCAATTTATGTAAAACGTAATATTCTCACCAGCACATTTATACCCAATAAATATTTAAGTCGTCAGACGTTTGATAGCTGGGCATTAGATTTTTTACTGTTTGGTAATGGGTATCTTGAAGAACGAAATAACCGGTTAGGACAATCACTGAATTTTAAACATTCGCCGGCTAAGTTTACCCGCCGCGGTGTTGACTTAGAAACTTACTGGTTTGTGCAATATGGCTACGATATTAAACCGTATGAATTTCAAACGGGTAAAGTGTTTCACTTGATTGAGCCGGATATTAACCAAGAGTTATACGGCTTGCCGGAATATCTTGCGGCGATCCCCTCCGTACTGCTCAATGAATCGGCAACACTATTTCGCCGTAAATATTATCTCAATGGCTCGCATGCCGGTTATATCTTGTATATCAGTGATGCAGCACAAAAAACCGATGATGTTGATAAAATTCGTGAAGCACTCAAAAGCAGTAAAGGACCAGGGAATTTTCGCAATTTATTTTTGTACGCACCAGGGGGAAAGAAAGACGGTATCCAAACTATTCCGCTTTCCGAAGCTGCCGCAAAAGATGAATTCCTTAATATTAAAAATGTAAGTCGTGACGATATGTTAGCGGCACACCGCGTGCCACCACAAATCATGGGGATCATTCCTGAAAATGTGGGCGGCTTTGGTGATGTTGAGAAAGCGGCAAAAGTATTTGTGCGCAATGAGTTGATGCCGTTACAAAGTAAGATGATGCAATTGAATGATTGGTTTGGTGGGGAGATTATAAAGTTTGATAAGTACTCGCTGGACTTAGACGACGAATAA
- a CDS encoding DUF3850 domain-containing protein, with product MKRKHELKLAPHYFHLVQDGLKTAEFRRADRDFQVGDELFLREFNSINRPYASYTGNAISCLITDITKINEVYPELRALPPFVMISFSVIRIEDNYRG from the coding sequence ATGAAAAGAAAACATGAGCTCAAGCTAGCTCCTCATTACTTTCATCTCGTTCAAGATGGTTTGAAAACAGCCGAGTTTCGCCGTGCTGATAGAGATTTTCAGGTAGGTGATGAACTATTTTTACGTGAATTCAATTCAATCAATAGACCTTATGCCAGTTACACCGGCAATGCTATCTCATGTCTCATCACTGATATCACAAAAATTAATGAGGTTTACCCAGAGTTAAGGGCATTACCTCCTTTTGTGATGATTTCATTTTCAGTTATTCGAATTGAGGATAATTATCGTGGCTAA